Proteins encoded in a region of the Verrucomicrobiia bacterium genome:
- a CDS encoding LON peptidase substrate-binding domain-containing protein, producing MDLPKSVGVMILPSVNLFPQAVLPLFIFEPRYRRMLRDALESHRMFCVAMQRPDAKGESPARVAGIGLIRASVENSDGTSNLILQGVARVTLGRVVRYRPYRVQAIQAMVVAQADSARVDALSVKVRELVGERFRQGLPAPLKFLGEAAGAPGDAPSVDQVLESLTEISDASVLADLVSCTLLTDPRQRQVMLETVDVETRLRYLICFLLREIEGSRPTGDGSDPAA from the coding sequence ATGGATCTTCCGAAGTCCGTCGGGGTGATGATTCTGCCGAGCGTCAATTTGTTCCCGCAGGCGGTGCTTCCCTTGTTCATCTTCGAGCCGCGTTACCGCCGGATGCTGCGGGACGCCTTGGAATCGCATCGGATGTTCTGCGTGGCCATGCAACGCCCGGATGCGAAGGGCGAGTCTCCGGCGCGGGTGGCGGGGATCGGGCTGATCCGGGCATCGGTCGAGAATTCGGACGGGACCTCGAACCTGATCCTGCAGGGGGTGGCCCGGGTGACGCTTGGGCGGGTGGTCCGGTACCGTCCGTACCGGGTGCAGGCGATCCAGGCGATGGTGGTGGCGCAGGCGGATTCGGCGCGGGTGGATGCGTTGAGCGTGAAGGTGCGGGAGTTGGTGGGGGAACGCTTCCGGCAGGGGCTGCCGGCGCCGCTGAAGTTTCTGGGGGAGGCGGCTGGGGCGCCGGGGGATGCGCCGTCGGTGGATCAGGTGCTGGAGTCGCTGACGGAGATATCGGACGCGAGTGTGCTGGCGGATCTGGTATCCTGCACCCTGCTGACCGATCCGCGTCAGCGGCAGGTGATGTTGGAGACGGTGGATGTGGAGACGCGGCTGAGGTATCTCATCTGCTTTCTTTTGCGTGAGATCGAGGGATCGCGCCCGACGGGGGACGGGAGCGATCCGGCGGCCTAG
- the moaA gene encoding GTP 3',8-cyclase MoaA: MDPPQPRHPRHRRRVPRHQPRTPAGAPRPLPHPRRRVRPLRGRHRHRPHPFPGRAPVNAPFSWIDSHGRSLQDLRVSVTDRCNFRCLYCLPETEEAANFYRTRFPAAARPLQPILREWKPRDQLLDFAEIERAVRIFVRHGIRKLRLTGGEPLLRADLPVLVDRLARIPGIDDLALTTNGFHFARHAAPLRKAGLRRVSFSLDSLDRANFIKLTGRDGRDQVLDAIRLARDLGFAPIKVNAVVIRGLNDHEIEDLAEFARRESLALRFIEFMPLDSGRAWLRELVVPGREILARLQHRFPLLPVQPGHRAETARRWRFADAPAEIGIIAPVTEPFCGHCNRIRLTADGQIRTCLFSIVEHDLKRLLRGGDDDDAVAAWIRRVALAKEDRHHIGEPGFEQPQRPMSCIGG, translated from the coding sequence ATGGATCCGCCGCAGCCTCGACACCCCAGGCACAGGCGTCGGGTCCCTCGCCACCAACCCCGCACCCCCGCCGGAGCCCCACGCCCACTCCCCCACCCCCGACGTCGAGTCCGCCCGCTCCGGGGACGTCACCGTCATCGCCCCCACCCATTCCCCGGCCGAGCCCCAGTGAATGCCCCCTTCTCCTGGATCGATTCCCACGGACGTTCCCTCCAGGACCTCCGGGTCAGCGTCACCGACCGCTGCAATTTCCGCTGCCTCTACTGCCTCCCCGAAACCGAGGAGGCCGCCAATTTCTACCGCACCCGCTTCCCCGCCGCAGCCCGCCCCCTGCAACCCATCCTGCGCGAATGGAAACCCCGCGATCAGCTCCTCGACTTCGCTGAAATCGAGCGCGCCGTTCGCATCTTCGTCCGTCACGGAATCCGAAAGCTCCGCCTCACCGGCGGCGAACCCCTCCTCCGGGCCGACCTGCCCGTCCTCGTCGATCGCCTCGCCCGCATCCCCGGCATCGACGACCTCGCCCTCACCACCAACGGTTTCCACTTCGCCCGCCATGCCGCCCCCCTCCGCAAGGCCGGCCTCCGCCGTGTCAGCTTCAGCCTTGATTCCCTCGACCGCGCCAACTTCATCAAACTCACCGGACGCGACGGCCGCGACCAGGTCCTCGACGCCATCCGCCTCGCCCGCGACCTCGGCTTCGCCCCCATCAAGGTCAATGCCGTCGTCATCCGCGGTCTCAATGACCACGAGATCGAAGACCTCGCCGAGTTCGCCCGCCGCGAATCCCTCGCCCTCCGCTTCATCGAGTTCATGCCCCTCGACTCCGGCCGCGCCTGGCTCCGCGAACTCGTCGTCCCCGGTCGCGAAATCCTCGCCCGCCTCCAGCACCGCTTCCCGCTCCTTCCCGTCCAGCCCGGCCACCGCGCCGAAACCGCCCGCCGCTGGCGCTTCGCCGATGCCCCCGCCGAAATTGGCATCATCGCCCCCGTCACCGAACCCTTCTGCGGCCACTGCAACCGCATCCGCCTCACCGCCGACGGCCAGATCCGTACCTGCCTCTTCAGCATCGTGGAACATGACCTCAAACGCCTCCTCCGGGGGGGCGACGACGACGATGCCGTCGCCGCCTGGATCCGTCGCGTCGCCCTGGCCAAGGAGGATCGACATCACATCGGCGAACCCGGCTTCGAACAGCCCCAGCGCCCCATGAGCTGCATCGGAGGCTGA
- a CDS encoding ABC transporter ATP-binding protein produces the protein MSRSAHGAHTDPSFRSQPRGAWEVIVRVARYLRPYRRLAVATISFAILSLACGMLYPKLTRVLIDDVISRRESGLLAPAASALLAAFFLREVFNVLRIRVNNRLEQNVIFDMRRDVYARMQRLPVAWFDPRASGDLMTRVIEDVNNVERLLIDGTEQGTVALLSIAGALVFMFAASPMLGAVALIPLPFLVGGALWYTITAHRRYRRQREAASAMNALLMDNLQGIRQIKAFGRQVHEDRRFAERADDLREGTLVVMRAWAWYSPAMQFVGALGIGLILWVGGAQVMAGRMEVGELVAFMLYAGMFFYEPIGRLHALNQMLQAARAAAARVFDILDAEVERADRTGQLREPVRGDVRYEGVSFHYAGGRSILRGIELRARSGEMVALVGPTGAGKSTLVNLLPGFYEATGGRIEIDGQDIREVALESLRGNISVVAQEPFLFNGTLRENILYGRLEAEESEMIAAARAANCHDFIVRLPEGYDSRVGERGVKLSVGEKQRISIARALLKNAPILILDEATASVDTQTERLIQEALQRLMAGRTSFVIAHRLSTIRRADQILVLRGGEIVERGTHESLLAEGGLYARLAQIQDTATIEEGFERMGV, from the coding sequence ATGTCGCGTTCCGCACACGGGGCCCATACCGATCCGTCGTTCCGATCGCAACCGCGCGGGGCCTGGGAGGTGATCGTCCGGGTGGCCCGCTATCTTCGGCCGTACCGGAGACTGGCGGTGGCGACGATCTCGTTTGCCATCCTGTCGCTGGCGTGCGGGATGCTTTATCCCAAGCTGACCCGGGTGCTGATCGACGACGTGATCAGCCGGCGCGAGTCAGGGCTGCTGGCGCCGGCGGCATCGGCGCTGCTGGCGGCATTTTTCCTGCGGGAGGTGTTCAACGTGCTGCGGATCCGGGTGAACAACCGGCTTGAGCAGAACGTGATCTTCGACATGCGGCGGGATGTGTATGCGCGGATGCAGCGGTTGCCGGTGGCGTGGTTTGATCCGCGGGCGTCGGGGGATTTGATGACGCGGGTGATCGAGGACGTGAACAACGTCGAGCGGCTGCTGATTGACGGGACGGAGCAGGGGACGGTGGCGTTGCTGAGCATTGCGGGGGCGCTGGTGTTCATGTTTGCGGCGAGCCCGATGCTGGGCGCGGTGGCGCTGATACCGCTGCCATTTCTGGTGGGGGGCGCCCTGTGGTACACGATCACGGCGCACCGGCGTTACCGGCGACAGCGCGAGGCGGCGTCGGCCATGAATGCGCTGTTGATGGACAACCTGCAGGGCATCCGGCAGATCAAGGCCTTCGGGCGGCAGGTCCACGAGGACCGGCGGTTTGCGGAGCGGGCGGACGACTTGAGGGAGGGGACGCTGGTGGTGATGCGGGCATGGGCATGGTATTCGCCGGCGATGCAGTTTGTGGGGGCGCTGGGGATCGGGCTGATTTTGTGGGTGGGCGGGGCGCAGGTGATGGCGGGGCGGATGGAGGTGGGGGAATTGGTGGCCTTCATGCTGTATGCGGGGATGTTCTTCTACGAACCGATCGGGCGGTTGCACGCGCTGAACCAGATGTTGCAGGCGGCGCGGGCGGCGGCGGCGCGGGTTTTCGACATCCTGGATGCCGAGGTCGAACGGGCGGACCGGACCGGGCAACTGCGGGAGCCGGTGCGGGGTGACGTCCGGTATGAGGGGGTGTCGTTTCACTATGCGGGGGGACGCTCGATTCTGCGGGGCATCGAATTGCGGGCACGGTCGGGGGAGATGGTGGCGCTGGTGGGGCCGACGGGGGCGGGGAAGTCCACGCTGGTGAATCTGCTGCCGGGATTTTACGAGGCGACGGGCGGGCGGATCGAGATTGACGGGCAGGACATTCGGGAGGTGGCGCTGGAGTCGCTTCGTGGGAACATCAGCGTGGTGGCGCAGGAGCCGTTTCTGTTCAACGGGACCTTGAGGGAGAACATCCTGTACGGGCGGTTGGAGGCGGAGGAATCGGAGATGATCGCGGCGGCGCGGGCCGCCAACTGCCACGACTTCATTGTGCGTCTGCCGGAGGGGTACGACAGCCGGGTGGGGGAGCGGGGGGTGAAGTTGAGCGTTGGGGAGAAGCAGCGCATCAGCATTGCGCGGGCGCTGTTGAAGAACGCCCCGATTCTGATCCTGGACGAGGCGACGGCCAGCGTGGACACGCAGACGGAGAGGCTGATCCAGGAGGCGCTGCAGCGGTTGATGGCGGGGCGGACGAGCTTCGTGATCGCGCATCGATTGAGCACCATCCGGCGGGCCGATCAGATCCTCGTGCTGCGCGGGGGCGAGATTGTGGAGCGGGGCACGCACGAGTCGTTGCTGGCGGAGGGTGGCTTGTACGCGCGATTGGCCCAGATCCAGGACACGGCCACGATCGAGGAGGGATTCGAGCGGATGGGGGTGTGA